One genomic segment of Helianthus annuus cultivar XRQ/B chromosome 14, HanXRQr2.0-SUNRISE, whole genome shotgun sequence includes these proteins:
- the LOC110904655 gene encoding BTB/POZ domain-containing protein At5g03250, translated as MALGPKSDIFHLDQNSKTWICSSGLPSDVTIEVGDVSFQLHKFPLVSRSKMLENLIGDSSDDEGKITFEDEKRSFAKLHDLPGGPKIFLLIAKFCYGVKLEVNSTNVVPLRCASEYLQMTEEYGEGNLIDHTESYFKVVFDTWIDTLKALESCEEMVEYAEKLDIVSRCIESLALKACTFDNGLFSGSGTESKDNPFATVIWNGIQTTSTNQDWWYDDVSKLSLHLYRRFILAVESRNLDQERIAGSLMYYAKKYLPLLGRESTFSSGNLSSSSSSSLYLNSDQKILLEEIVDLLPSQKQVVPTKLLLRLLRTAMILHCNPLCIGNLERRIGMQLDQASIEDILIPNMGYSSETLYEIDCVQRMLDHFMVAEQDQEESEVTESSFNGDNDDDDDDDDELIGKSRSLAPMTMVANLVDNYLAEVASDVNLKLEKFQSLAATVPDYARPMDDGIYRAVDIYLKAHPWLTDLDRELIIRLLDCQKLSLEASTHAAQNERLPLRFIVQVLFFEQLRLRTSVAGCLYVSDNYNSQPHLSSSMVLPESGNVQLLTTRENDRRLMAEDMRGRVSELEKECLTMKKEINKLVKTKGVSWNSLCKIFGLGLRLKSKPREGCASSNDRDRKKVPPPSRIRDVPNGKNQDEENGELVD; from the exons ATGGCATTGGGACCCAAATCAGACATTTTTCATCTCGATCAAAATTCTAAAACCTG GATTTGTTCATCTGGACTTCCAAGTGATGTTACCATTGAAGTTGGAGATGTTTCATTTCAACTTCACAAG TTCCCGTTGGTGTCCAGAAGCAAAATGTTGGAAAACCTCATTGGGGATTCTTCAGATGACGAGGGAAAGATTACGTTTGAAGATGAAAAACGATCTTTTGCTAAACTTCATGATCTACCAGGAGGGCCGAAAATCTTTTTGCTAATTGCTAAGTTTTGTTATGGGGTCAAACTAGAAGTCAACTCAACCAATGTAGTTCCTCTTCGATGCGCGTCTGAATATCTTCAAATGACGGAAGAATATGGAGAAGGAAATCTCATAGATCACACCGAAAGCTATTTCAAAGTAGTGTTTGATACCTGGATCGATACATTGAAAGCACTCGAGTCgtgtgaagaaatggttgaataTGCAGAAAAGCTTGATATAGTTTCAAGATGCATCGAGTCTCTTGCACTTAAAGCTTGTACGTTTGATAACGGTTTGTTTAGCGGGAGTGGAACGGAATCAAAAGATAACCCTTTTGCTACGGTGATCTGGAACGGAATCCAAACCACTTCCACAAATCAAGATTGGTGGTATGATGATGTTTCTAAGCTGAGTTTACATCTTTACAGACGATTCATCTTGGCCGTTGAATCAAGAAATCTTGATCAAGAACGGATAGCCGGGTCCCTCATGTACTATGCGAAAAAGTACCTTCCTTTACTCGGTAGAGAATCGACTTTTTCAAGTGGGAATCTTTCTTCTTCGTCGTCGTCGTCGTTATATTTGAATTCAGATCAAAAGATTCTTCTTGAAGAGATAGTTGACTTACTCCCGAGTCAAAAGCAAGTTGTTCCCACTAAGCTCCTTCTTAGGCTGCTACGAACCGCGATGATTTTACATTGTAACCCTTTATGTATTGGCAATTTGGAAAGACGGATCGGGATGCAGTTGGATCAAGCTTCCATTGAAGATATTCTTATTCCGAACATGGGTTATTCAAGTGAGACACTTTATGAGATCGATTGTGTTCAAAGGATGCTTGATCATTTCATGGTTGCCGAGCAGGAtcaagaagaaagtgaagttactGAATCGAGTTTTAATGGTGataatgatgacgatgatgatgatgatgatgaattgatCGGGAAGTCTCGCTCACTCGCACCAATGACAATGGTGGCTAATCTTGTTGACAATTACCTTGCTGAGGTGGCGTCTGATGTTAACTTAAAGCTGGAAAAGTTTCAGTCTTTGGCTGCTACTGTTCCGGATTATGCAAGACCAATGGATGACGGGATTTATCGCGCAGTTGATATATACCTCAAA GCACATCCATGGCTAACTGATTTAGACCGAGAACTAATCATCAGGCTCTTGGACTGCCAGAAACTGTCGCTAGAAGCCAGCACCCACGCGGCCCAAAATGAGAGACTACCGCTTCGGTTCATAGTCCAAGTCCTCTTTTTCGAGCAGCTTCGGCTGCGTACATCTGTAGCTGGCTGCTTATACGTTTCTGACAATTACAACTCACAGCCTCACCTGAGCAGCAGCATGGTGCTACCGGAAAGTGGGAATGTGCAACTTTTAACCACCAGAGAAAACGACCGTCGGTTAATGGCAGAGGACATGCGGGGACGGGTTTCTGAGCTCGAGAAAGAGTGTTTGACCATGAAGAAAGAGATCAATAAGCTTGTGAAGACTAAAGGGGTGAGTTGGAACAGTCTGTGTAAGATATTTGGGCTCGGGCTAAGGTTAAAGTCGAAGCCTCGTGAAGGTTGCGCTTCGAGCAATGACCGTGACCGCAAGAAGGTGCCACCGCCTTCGAGAATAAGAGATGTCCCTAATGGCAAGAATCAAGATGAAGAAAATGGTGAATTGGTTGATTGA
- the LOC110904656 gene encoding dolichyl-diphosphooligosaccharide--protein glycosyltransferase subunit 1B, with translation MEFFVARSRLTLIFSLFFFLSLCFRSSSSLSSSPTDLKILTAERRIDLASHIIRVVLTLKVQNDGASPASDVLLAFPPAQAKHLALIHAAEVAGKKRKKTLHPLDVKTSSNAEGPNGAKLYSISLRNPLSTGGSVSLEVSYVLTQSLEPFPVEISQSEPQLVLYRDSALILSPYEIKQQTTVIRTPSTKVESFTRVEPSTHLRTELKYGPYEDQPAFSYTPIVVHFENNNPFAVVEELVREIEISHWGNLQVTEHYTLVHNGARHKGGFSRVEYQSRPTYSGVASFKSLLVKLPPRVHSVYYRDNIGNISTSHLRTGYSKSEMEIEPRYPLLGGWKATFVIGYGLPLEDVLFESADGKRYLNFSFGCPIAETLVNKITNKVVLPEGSKNPSVAVPFSVEQRAETSYSYLDIVGRPVVVLEKENVVPEHNSLFQVYYDFHPMFMLAEPLMLISVFFFLFVAALAYIHMDISIRK, from the exons ATGGAGTTCTTCGTTGCCAGATCTCGATTAACCCTAATCTTCTCactcttcttctttctctctctatgtTTCCGATCGTCTTCTTCACTCTCATCGTCACCAACGGACCTGAAGATCCTCACCGCCGAACGCAGA ATTGACTTGGCTTCACACATTATTAGGGTTGTGTTGACTTTGAAG GTACAAAATGATGGGGCATCCCCTGCTTCAGATGTTCTTCTTGCGTTTCCACCAGCACAAGCGAAGCATCTAGCACTGATCCACGCTGCAGAAGTTGctgggaagaagaggaagaaaacTCTACATCCACTAGATGTGAAGACAAGCAGCAATGCTGAAGGGCCAAATGGGGCCAAGTTATACTCCATTTCCTTAAGAAATCCCTTGAGCACAGGTGGATCCGTGTCATTAGAAGTTTCGTATGTTTTGACCCAATCTCTTGAACCTTTCCCTGTTGAGATAAGTCAATCAGAACCGCAACTTGTCTTGTACCGTGACAGTGCGTTAATATTGTCACCATATGAAATTAAACAACAAACTACAGTTATTAGGACACCAAGCACCAAAGTGGAATCATTTACTAGAGTAGAACCGTCTACCCATTTGCGTACTGAGCTCAAGTATGGGCCTTATGAGGACCAGCCTGCTTTTTCATATACTCCTATCGTTGTTCATTTTGAGAATAACAATCCATTTGCTGTGGTTGAGGAACTTGTTAGAGAAATTGAAATTTCTCACTGGGGCAACCTGCAAGTTACCGAGCATTACACATTGGTGCATAACGGTGCTAGACACAAAGGAGGGTTCTCAAG GGTTGAATATCAATCTAGGCCGACTTACAGTGGCGTTGCATCCTTCAAAAGTCTTCTTGTAAAATTACCCCCGAGGGTTCACTCTGTCTACTACCGTGATAACATAGGCAATATCTCAACATCACATTTAAGGACAGGTTACAGTAAG TCCGAAATGGAAATTGAGCCTCGGTATCCTTTATTGGGAGGTTGGAAAGCCACATTCGTCATTGGGTATGGGCTACCATTGGAAGATGTTCTTTTCGAGTCAGCTGATGGTAAGCGGTATCTGAATTTCAGTTTTGGATGTCCTATTGCTGAAACACTggtaaacaaaataacaaacaag GTTGTGCTGCCTGAAGGATCTAAAAATCCATCTGTTGCGGTTCCATTTTCCGTGGAACAGCGTGCAGAG ACGAGTTATTCGTATCTTGACATTGTTGGAAGACCAGTGGTGGTTTTGGAAAAGGAAAACGTAGTTCCTGAACACAACTCTCTTTTCCAG GTTTACTATGATTTCCACCCAATGTTCATGCTTGCAGAGCCATTGATGTTAATATCAGTGTTCTTCTTCTTGTTTGTTGCTGCCTTGGCTTACATTCACATGGACATCTCAATAAGAAAATGA